The Coregonus clupeaformis isolate EN_2021a chromosome 3, ASM2061545v1, whole genome shotgun sequence genome includes a region encoding these proteins:
- the LOC121545057 gene encoding interferon regulatory factor 2-like isoform X2, whose product MPVERMRMRPWLEEQINSCLIPGLKWVNREKRIFQIPWMHAARHGWDLEKDAPLFKNWAIHTGKYQLGIDKPDPKTWKANFRCAMNSLPDIEEVKDKSIKKGTNAFRVYKMLSASERQTKKGKKMSEQEGKNKQVEPTSSSMESMNGFVEDHEGPVVKVEVKEEVKEEYITDCTEYLHLGSRSPGDDQLIIDDLPYVCQTIEVTTENEEQSVSSSQTYPLQISPVSSYGESDTDSVHSEEDCKEHLHGGLWGSSLASSVLRVPSCSLPSMATFVTSGKVTTFKVTSTRDPMPLISYSNSPWKRDIPAAQHPPSEQASSSQASAAETRASVIMKTSDISKSSVKTC is encoded by the exons ATGCCCGTGGAGAGGATGCGAATGCGGCCATGGTTGGAGGAACAGATAAACTCTTGCCTAATTCCTGGGCTGAAATGGGTTAATAGA GAGAAGAGGATCTTCCAGATTCCATGGATGCATGCTGCAAGACATGGCTGGGATTTGGAAAAAGATGCTCCTTTATTCAAGAACTGGGCCATCCATACAG GAAAATACCAACTAGGGATCGACAAACCAGACCCGAAAACATGGAAGGCCAATTTCCGCTGTGCAATGAACTCTCTGCCTGATATTGAGGAGGTGAAAGACAAGAGCATCAAGAAGGGAACCAACGCTTTCAGAGTATACAAGATGCTGTCTGCGTCAGAGCGCCAGACCAAGAAAG GAAAGAAAATGAGTGAACAAGAGGGAAAGAACAAG CAAGTGGAGCCCACATCCTCATCCATGGAGAGCATGAATGGGTTTGTTGAAGACCATGAAGGGCCGGTGGTGAAGGTGGAGGTGAAGGAGGAAGTGAAAGAGGAGTACATTACAGACTGCACAG AATATCTTCATCTGGGCAGCCGCAGCCCTGGTGACGACCAGCTGATCATTGATGACCTACCATATGTGTGTCAGACCATCGAGGTGACCACGGAGAATGAGGAGCAGTCGGTCAGCTCCAGCCAAACGTACCCACTCCAGATCTCCCCTGTGTCCTCGTATGGAG AGAGTGACACAGACAGTGTGCACAGTGAAGAGGACTGTAAGGAG CATCTTCATGGTGGGCTGTGGGGATCAAGTTTAGCTTCCTCTGTGCTGAGAGTGCCCTCGTGCTCACTACCCAGCATGGCCACCTTTGTCACTTCTGGAAAGGTAACCACCTTCAAAGTGACCAGCACCAGGGACCCCATGCCCCTCATCAGCTACAGCAACAGCCCCTGGAAAAGGGACATTCCAGCAGCCCAGCACCCTCCCTCAGAGCAGGCTTCCTCCAGCCAGGCCTCTGCTGCAGAGACCCGAGCCAGCGTTATCATGAAGACCTCAGACATCTCTAAGTCCTCTGTCAAGACCTGCTGA
- the LOC121545057 gene encoding interferon regulatory factor 2-like isoform X1: MPVERMRMRPWLEEQINSCLIPGLKWVNREKRIFQIPWMHAARHGWDLEKDAPLFKNWAIHTGKYQLGIDKPDPKTWKANFRCAMNSLPDIEEVKDKSIKKGTNAFRVYKMLSASERQTKKGKKMSEQEGKNKQQVEPTSSSMESMNGFVEDHEGPVVKVEVKEEVKEEYITDCTEYLHLGSRSPGDDQLIIDDLPYVCQTIEVTTENEEQSVSSSQTYPLQISPVSSYGESDTDSVHSEEDCKEHLHGGLWGSSLASSVLRVPSCSLPSMATFVTSGKVTTFKVTSTRDPMPLISYSNSPWKRDIPAAQHPPSEQASSSQASAAETRASVIMKTSDISKSSVKTC, encoded by the exons ATGCCCGTGGAGAGGATGCGAATGCGGCCATGGTTGGAGGAACAGATAAACTCTTGCCTAATTCCTGGGCTGAAATGGGTTAATAGA GAGAAGAGGATCTTCCAGATTCCATGGATGCATGCTGCAAGACATGGCTGGGATTTGGAAAAAGATGCTCCTTTATTCAAGAACTGGGCCATCCATACAG GAAAATACCAACTAGGGATCGACAAACCAGACCCGAAAACATGGAAGGCCAATTTCCGCTGTGCAATGAACTCTCTGCCTGATATTGAGGAGGTGAAAGACAAGAGCATCAAGAAGGGAACCAACGCTTTCAGAGTATACAAGATGCTGTCTGCGTCAGAGCGCCAGACCAAGAAAG GAAAGAAAATGAGTGAACAAGAGGGAAAGAACAAG CAGCAAGTGGAGCCCACATCCTCATCCATGGAGAGCATGAATGGGTTTGTTGAAGACCATGAAGGGCCGGTGGTGAAGGTGGAGGTGAAGGAGGAAGTGAAAGAGGAGTACATTACAGACTGCACAG AATATCTTCATCTGGGCAGCCGCAGCCCTGGTGACGACCAGCTGATCATTGATGACCTACCATATGTGTGTCAGACCATCGAGGTGACCACGGAGAATGAGGAGCAGTCGGTCAGCTCCAGCCAAACGTACCCACTCCAGATCTCCCCTGTGTCCTCGTATGGAG AGAGTGACACAGACAGTGTGCACAGTGAAGAGGACTGTAAGGAG CATCTTCATGGTGGGCTGTGGGGATCAAGTTTAGCTTCCTCTGTGCTGAGAGTGCCCTCGTGCTCACTACCCAGCATGGCCACCTTTGTCACTTCTGGAAAGGTAACCACCTTCAAAGTGACCAGCACCAGGGACCCCATGCCCCTCATCAGCTACAGCAACAGCCCCTGGAAAAGGGACATTCCAGCAGCCCAGCACCCTCCCTCAGAGCAGGCTTCCTCCAGCCAGGCCTCTGCTGCAGAGACCCGAGCCAGCGTTATCATGAAGACCTCAGACATCTCTAAGTCCTCTGTCAAGACCTGCTGA